The Arachis ipaensis cultivar K30076 chromosome B05, Araip1.1, whole genome shotgun sequence nucleotide sequence NNNNNNNNNNNNNNNNNNNNNNNNNNNNNNNNNNNNNNNNNNNNNNNNNNNNNNNNNNNNNNNNNNNNNNNNNNNNNNNNNNNNNNNNNNNNNNNNNNNNNNNNNNNNNNNNNNNNNNNNNNNNNNNNNNNNNNNNNNNNNNNNNNNNNNNNNNNNNNNNNNNNNNNNNNNNNNNNNNNNNNNNNNNNNNNNNNNNNNNNNNNNNNNNNNNNNNNNNNNNNNNNNNNNNNNNNNNNNNNNNNNNNNNNNNNNNNNNNNNNNNNNNNNNNNNNNNNNNNNNNNNNNNNNNNNNNNNNNNNNNNNNNNNNNNNNNNNNNNNNNNNNNNNNNNNNNNNNNNNNNNNNNNNNNNNNNNNNNNNNNNNNNNNNNNNNNNNNNNNNNNNNNNNNNNNNNNNNNNNNNNNNNNNNNNNNNNNNNNNNNNNNNNNNNNNNNNNNNNNNNNNNNNNNNNNNNNNNNNNNNNNNNNNNNNNNNNNNNNNNNNNNNNNNNNNNNNNNNNNNNNNNNNNNNNNNNNNNNNNNNNNNNNNNNNNNNNNNNNNNNNNNNNNNNNNNNNNNNNNNNNNNNNNNNNNNNNNNNNNNNNNNNNNNNNNNNNNNNNNNNNNNNNNNNNNNNNNNNNNNNNNNNNNNNNNNNNNNNNNNNNNNNNNNNNNNNNNNNNNNNNNNNNNNNNNNNNNNNNNNNNNNNNNNNNNNNNNNNNNNNNNNNNNNNNNNNNNNNNNNNNNNNNNNNNNNNNNNNNNNNNNNNNNNNNNNNNNNNNNNNNNNNNNNNNNNNNNNNNNNNNNNNNNNNNNNNNNNNNNNNNNNNNNNNNNNNNNNNNNNNNNNNNNNNNNNNNNNNNNNNNNNNNNNNNNNNNNNNNNNNNNNNNNNNNNNNNNNNNNNNNNNNNNNNNNNNNNNNNNNNNNNNNNNNNNNNNNNNNNNNNNNNNNNNNNNNNNNNNNNNNNNNNNNNNNNNNNNNNNNNNNNNNNNNNNNNNNNNNNNNNNNNNNNNNNNNNNNNNNNNNNNNNNNNNNNNNNNNNNNNNNNNNNNNNNNNNNNNNNNNNNNNNNNNNNNNNNNNNNNNNNNNNNNNNNNNNNNNNNNNNNNNNNNNNNNNNNNNNNNNNNNNNNNNNNNNNNNNNNNNNNNNNNNNNNNNNNNNNNNNNNNNNNNNNNNNNNNNNNNNNNNNNNNNNNNNNNNNNNNNNNNNNNNNNNNNNNNNNNNNNNNNNNNNNNNNNNNNNNNNNNNNNNNNNNNNNNNNNNNNNNNNNNNNNNNNNNNNNNNNNNNNNNNNNNNNNNNNNNNNNNNNNNNNNNNNNNNNNNNNNNNNNNNNNNNNNNNNNNNNNNNNNNNNNNNNNNNNNNNNNNNNNNNNNNNNNNNNNNNNNNNNNNNNNNNNNNNNNNNNNNNNNNNNNNNNNNNNNNNNNNNNNNNNNNNNNNNNNNNNNNNNNNNNNNNNNNNNNNNNNNNNNNNNNNNNNNNNNNNNNNNNNNNNNNNNNNNNNNNNNNNNNNNNNNNNNNNNNNNNNNNNNNNNNNNNNNNNNNNNNNNNNNNNNNNNNNNNNNNNNNNNNNNNNNNNNNNNNNNNNNNNNNNNNNNNNNNNNNNNNNNNNNNNNNNNNNNNNNNNNNNNNNNNNNNNNNNNNNNNNNNNNNNNNNNNNNNNNNNNNNNNNNNNNNNNNNNNNNNNNNNNNNNNNNNNNNNNNNNNNNNNNNNNNNNNNNNNNNNNNNNNNNNNNNNNNNNNNNNNNNNNNNNNNNNNNNNNNNNNNNNNNNNNNNNNNNNNNNNNNNNNNNNNNNNNNNNNNNNNNNNNNNNNNNNNNNNNNNNNNNNNNNNNNNNNNNNNNNNNNNNNNNNNNNNNNNNNNNNNNNNNNNNNNNNNNNNNNNNNNNNNNNNNNNNNNNNNNNNNNNNNNNNNNNNNNNNNNNNNNNNNNNNNNNNNNNNNNNNNNNNNNNNNNNNNNNNNNNNNNNNNNNNNNNNNNNNNNNNNNNNNNNNNNNNNNNNNNNNNNNNNNNNNNNNNNNNNNNNNNNNNNNNNNNNNNNNNNNNNNNNNNNNNNNNNNNNNNNNNNNNNNNNNNNNNNNNNNNNNNNNNNNNNNNNNNNNNNNNNNNNNNNNNNNNNNNNNNNNNNNNNNNNNNNNNNNNNNNNNNNNNNNNNNNNNNNNNNNNNNNNNNNNNNNNNNNNNNNNNNNNNNNNNNNNNNNNNNNNNNNNNNNNNNNNNNNNNNNNNNNNNNNNNNNNNNNNNNNNNNNNNNNNNNNNNNNNNNNNNNNNNNNNNNNNNNNNNNNNNNNNNNNNNNNNNNNNNNNNNNNNNNNNNNNNNNNNNNNNNNNNNNNNNNNNNNNNNNNNNNNNNNNNNNNNNNNNNNNNNNNNNNNNNNNNNNNNNNNNNNNNNNNNNNNNNNNNNNNNNNNNNNNNNNNNNNNNNNNNNNNNNNNNNNNNNNNNNNNNNNNNNNNNNNNNNNNNNNNNNNNNNNNNNNNNNNNNNNNNNNNNNNNNNNNNNNNNNNNNNNNNNNNNNNNNNNNNNNNNNNNNNNNNNNNNNNNNNNNNNNNNNNNNNNNNNNNNNNNNNNNNNNNNNNNNNNNNNNNNNNNNNNNNNNNNNNNNNNNNNNNNNNNNNNNNNNNNNNNNNNNNNNNNNNNNNNNNNNNNNNNNNNNNNNNNNNNNNNNNNNNNNNNNNNNNNNNNNNNNNNNNNNNNNNNNNNNNNNNNNNNNNNNNNNNNNNNNNNNNNNNNNNNNNNNNNNNNNNNNNNNNNNNNNNNNNNNNNNNNNNNNNNNNNNNNNNNNNNNNNNNNNNNNNNNNNNNNNNNNNNNNNNNNNNNNNNNNNNNNNNNNNNNNNNNNNNNNNNNNNNNNNNNNNNNNNNNNNNNNNNNNNNNNNNNNNNNNNNNNNNNNNNNNNNNNNNNNNNNNNNNNNNNNNNNNNNNNNNNNNNNNNNNNNNNNNNNNNNNNNNNNNNNNNNNNNNNNNNNNNNNNNNNNNNNNNNNNNNNNNNNNNNNNNNNNNNNNCaaaaaagtaaatttttttttcgcaGACTAAAGATTCCATCACTACTCATCAATCATAACAGGGATTCAAACCTAGGATGTGACTTCTATGAGACCAACACATTGGTCATTAGCGGAGTTTGAATAGTAAATAGTAGTATTGACAGTTTCAATAATCATATAAGTAAGTAGTAGCAGTTTGGactttaaaaaattctaaattttagagTTTAATTAATAATCACAAGGCATTCAACGCTAATATCTGTACcacatatcaaaatatcattaattaattttagagtttaattttgattccataagatgaaAGGAAAAGAatatagaatagaaaagaattaaTGAGATAAGAGGAAATAGGGAGAGAATTAAGAAAAGAATTAATTCCATAGAAAGAGAACTTATAAAGAGAAAATGATATTAATACTAATTTTTTGCTGCCTTGACTAATTCTTATTATCTCTGTTTATGTGGATATCAAGTCTATTTTTACTCATTACACAAAGTGTCAAAGTTTTTAACTCTATTATGATATTATCCAATGCTGTTAGTTCTTTCAGATGACTATTAAAATAGTGAATTTGAAAGGTAATTGCTTTTGTAATATATGAAAATACCTAATTTGATGCGTGCGCAACTGGATGAGGAATTGCAGTTGGGTTATGAATCAATGAAAAACTGAAGTGTCAAGGTCAAAAGTTAAATGTATTGAAAGGCTATGAACAAAAGAAAGGCCTGTTTGCAAATTACCTAcctggaaaagaaaaagaaagccaaaaaaaaaaaaaaaaacattttgaaCTTATTCAAGTTAATCATTGAAATTATAAAGAAAGAGAACACGGTTGGTTTTGTTTGATTCTAGTTAGACTTTTGGAGACATGCAACAAAGAAATACAAATTTTGAGAGTTAGTACTTAATTAGGGAAGGTGACAACTTCAACAAATTAAAGTGAAATTCCAAATGTGATATATATGGACATGTTTGTAAAGACAATTGCATGTCACAGTGTTTGGTTGATATAGAGTTGGATATTGCCTTGTTATGAACGATATCTCATAATCAGCTTTTTAACTTAAAAAAGTAATCAACGGGACaagagcaaaataaaataaaaaaaaaattaacactcATAAAGAAATACTAATCATAATTATATGTATAATATTATATTTGATTATACaagatttattttaattttcaattcctcctctatttaaatttttagatctgtCCTTGCCTTGTTGTTTGCTCGTCTACCTAAATaggtatatataataatttattgactAGTAAAAACActttaaataaaactcaaatttaTCATGAATAATTCATTAGTCATTGATTTATTAAGTTAGGACAAACTTAAACTAACAAACTATATCTTAAATGACATAATCTTCCCATAAAGTAGGTTAAGTCTAACTCTTaactttgaaaaaagaaaaaaagttaagACCAACTTAaactcaattcaattttttttttccatcaTAGTTTCAAGAGGAAAGTTGGCTCAACATTTTTATTGGACATTCAAAAATTGAATCTAACCTCAATTTTAGGGGTGAATGCGGATTGAATCGGATCAGATATAACAAAAATCTCGATCCGATCCATACTAAAATCATCGAATCAGATCGGATTTAATATCCGCAGTTTTTAAAtttggatccgatccgcacatttgcggatcaaATCGGATATCGGCCAACatatccgcaaaacacaaaactatttttaaaaatttatttttattaagaaaaatattaataaaattcttttttttactcttttaaatatgttactcttaaaataatattaaacctaatatttaaataataaaattaaaatactacaACATATATGGTCattattaattgaaataaaacataaaaagaatatttaattaattatttatttatttttgcagaTCCGCAGATATAAAGATACCTATACAAAATCTACAATTCAATTCTATAAATGCATAAATCCGACTCAATAGCTTTGCGAATTAAATTCATATCCacaatttttgaatcaaattcaGATTAATATCGCAGATTGTATCGGATCCATGAAATCCCTTAAACCTCATGATAGTGCATATATTTTTTGGATTAACATTTATGTTTTTTGTTGAGCTCTATATTTGTTGACCTTATCTTTGAATCGTAATAAAATTATACTGCTTGTTGTCTATCTTGTTTCTAGACAGACCTGTTGGAGGCTAtttcaaaattataattttattaatataaatgcATAACAAATATATATTTCCACAAAAGATTACAAACATTTAAATTAGATGGGTTTTATTGGAACTAAAAAACAAAATTTAGACTCCACTCGATTTCTTTTAAAACACAAAAAACGAGTGAAATTTGGAGGGAATTTACATATTTAAATCAACTCTCAGCATAAATtacataaatacaaaaattaacttTCTTTTACATGCGTGTATATTCTTTTAATTATGCTACAAGTTGTAGCATTTTACCAAATTACATGTAAATCACCAGCAAATTACCCGCAATTTCAGTTGAATAGCTGTTTACAATGagaaaaaaatgaggagaaatTCACCTTTTTTTACATTTTCATACAAGACGTAatgcaaaaaattatataaaaaataacattatcaAACATACGAATTTAATTGATCATTGTTTTTTCTATATGTAATTTTGAATGTAATTTTGAATGAGAGGTAAATAGATTGTGAACATGCTAATAATTACAATGATCAATTAGAAATAACGGTAGATGGTGGTTATGTTATTTAATTGCTCAATTAAAAATAGTAGATAATAAATATGCTATTTAATTGATTATTGTAATTATCATTATCACTTTTTTTTATAAGATCTtagaagtaaaaaaaattaaaaaatataaatacaaattaaataaattctatGTTTTTAATCCAAACTATTTTCTTAATAtatcaaatttataaaatttatagaaATTATCGGATGATTTACTAGTTCaaacatatgaaaaaaaaaattaatgatcaattaaatttatatttttgataatgtcattccttacaaaaaatttttgtattatattttgtattaatttttaaaaaacaagATACGTGACATTACCAAAATAGAAATGATGTTATCATCTCCTtgtagtgatttttttttttaattgtaaacCGCTATAGGTAGAAACAACAATTTTTGATAAAACGcgatttacataaaaaaatattaatattaatcgTAGAGGTTCTGTCTCCTCTTTGCTTGTTTGTCTCCTCTTTCTTGGGAGCTTCTgtcttctttcctttgtcctctccTTTCCCTTATTGCTTCTAAGTAAAGGTTTGCATCTATCTATCTCTGTTTTTGCTATCATTACTTagtttcttcttctgcttctttaatttctttcttcttagtttttgctatcccttttctttagttttgtttATCGGTGTTTTAGTTCTGTAGTATTAGTTACACTTAAACTCTAGCATACATTCTCCTAGCTAGCTCTTTCCAGAGTTAAAGACCCTACAAATTTGACTCGTTGAAGCACGGTGAAAACCGTAATGAAGATGGATTAAACTTAAGACGTTGATTATGGGTGATAGAGAAAGAGGTCATACGAGTTCATTAATTGCCTGTCGTTTTAGACTTCATTGTTCTTAATCGAGGGTTCCGATTGATAGTGCCGGCGGAACATAGCTGACAAATACGGTGTCGCACGCAGCACAAGGAGGCGAAGGAGGACATCCGTAACGGTTAGTGTGGTAAGTGGCGGCATCGGTGACGGAGTGGCTTGTTGACATTGGCGTCGAAGTCCGCAGGGAATGGACTAGTTTCGGGTAGACAAGAAGAGCGGAATCCCAGGTTTTGCTCCATtttaccccccctcccttttctctctctctcttctgaaAATCCTCAACCCTGACTGCCGGTGCTAGCCAACTTTGGCTCCTCTTCCTTGAGATTCACTAATCAAGTTTTCAGTCCCTACAATTCACATtgagaattcagaattcaaaaacTCTCTTCTTTTGTTCTTGAAAGTTGAATGTTTAGTGTTCATTCCTTGTTACGCATAGCTTGAACCGACTTTTCACAAAACTGAATTGGAAAATTAATCTAGATTGATATGTTTTTGAATGTTAAAGATTTTTCTTTTGAATTATTTGCGAAAACTACCACAGTTTCCAACTGGAAATCTTCAAACATTGGTCATATGTATTACTAGAAAGTAAGAAATAGTTATTTCACTTGGTTTCTTCTTTTCAATTTCTCTTATTTCACTTGGTTTCTTCTTTTCAATTAAGCAGTTACTTCTTGTATTCATCTGGGCTACGTGTTCTTTTGCTATGGCTAAAATACCTAAAGTAATTGCAATGATGAAATGTTGGCTTAAATAGAAAACATGCGCATTGTGTGAACccaacaaaattaaagaaaatggaGCATGCAGTAATGAACTACTTTTAAAGTGTGCAGTTGAAAGAGTcttatagaatttcacaaatagaaAAATTTCCAAACCAAGTAAATTAAACTTAATTATTTATGGTTTAGAATAAGAAAAACTCtaattttatcaattattttatATTACATCTGTAATTACATAATTGTACcttctaataataattaatgacTGTTAAGTAAAAATTTTAAACTGTTTAGATCATTATTTGATATTAATATAAGAAAATTATAAATGAATCCAATTTCAAAATTGCAACAAGGGTGAATTAATCTTTTTCAAATGAATCCAATTTTACTTAAATTAATATATAAGACaattttatactatttttttttttacagtttTCAATTCAGATCTTAAGAGCCATTTTCATTTTCTAAATTTCATGGTTAAAGGGGTCTAACAATCTTTTTTGGGTCatttaaccatttttcaaaataagttttttTTGTCCACCAACACTTTGGCTCATGTCACAGTCCTTTTTTGAGGTCAAAATCCCTCTCCTATCCTGTAGTAAACTCATAAACTTACCGTGCTTAACACTAAGATGCTGCTTTGACACAGGGTTGATGTACTCATGGGCAAAATTCACCAGCTGTCATGTGCAGCATTACTGCATTAGTCAGTCAAATATCAGTCATCCTTAATCACTTAAAATGTGCCTGCCACCATAGAACTACCCTTATATATATTCATATTATTTGGTTGAAGCTAAAAGCTTTAGAGAGAAGGAACAACAAGCTTAGGGTTTTAGCTAATGGGTTCTATATCTTAAttattcaaaactttttcaagatATGAGATGAAGATACTAgttacttttctttaattttattagtttacttcctttctcTTATGTGATTTCTTTCAACATTTGGTTGTGGTTTGTGCTTAATTATCCCTCTAATAATAGTAGTCCAAAGTTCAAACTGATATGCATGAACGTTGGTGTTTGTTTCTAATGCAATCAGCATGGACATAActtatcattttttttacttATAGTTTCTGATTGGTTCTAGGTCAAATATCAGTCCAAGTTTAATACAGTCATCATTGGAAAAACCGATCTCTAGCTTTTCTCTAAGGATCTTCCCTAGGGTTATATTATAGATAGATCTCATAGATTTAAAATTCCTTGACTCAGAAGAAAATGTCTTTTATATTTTGTATGGACACAACTTTAAATGAAAAATgatatttgtattatttttaaattaatttttgtacTCCGTTATTTATAGTATAAAAGACAAATATTTTATCTTCTTTCAAATTTTCTTTATCAATCATCTTTAATATTAAAAGTAGAAGATGTACAAAGCGTGATGTATATAACattcctcattttaaatcataCATCCTTAATAtttttcgatttgatatatatgtatgtacttttatatatttcttatataattaataattttcaATTTGAAGTATATAAGTATATTCTTAAACTTAATTAGttacaataaaaattaaagttgtatCCCTCCAAATAGATTGGATCACATAAATCACACTACACTTTCCAATAAtatatttgtaattatattatttatcaATAAATTATGGAAGGTGTGATTTTATTTGGACCAATTTTCTATATAATTGTTATTTTCTactcttgttatttttttttctctcttcttcaattctctcttcttgttctttaTAATACTACTTTTGTTTTTGTCTTTCAATTAAGAACTAATACCTTTCAGACATTATTATCCTAATTATATACGTAATTTTAAGTTTtaacatatattatttttttgttctatTCATGTAATGGGAAGTATGAACTTTGAGTTCTTCTTGCAATGTTAGTGGCTCTTTattttgaagaagataaagaagagaaTGGAAATGAAGAAATTTCCTATCTAATGTTTTTTTCCTCTGTTCGAAATTCATAGATTTATGTATTTCTAgtggtattattattatttttcaaaatagattTGCATTTCTATACTTCTTACAATTAACATTACGGTTCTACATGATTATATAATttatactatttttattatatacatAATACATAATGCCACTTAATAACAATAGAACAGTGGAACAGTGGNNNNNNNNNNNNNNNNNNNNNNNNNNNNNNNNNNNNNNNNNNNNNNNNNNNNNNNNNNNNNNNNNNNNNNNNaaaattaatcaaattaattaacaaaaccGTACTTGATTTAAAGATGTTGTTCAATAAAATTATGGCACAAGTTAAGACTTGTTAGTGATGCTacttgtattttaaaatttaagatgaattgagttgtattttttttaatgaaaaaatttttttattattatttgttaatcTATTTTATGTTTGTTACTGTTCTTAAAGTATTGAAGAGTTAAATTAAGTTTTAAATTCTTTTATAGTTAATTTAAGTtggttaattttttttcgaaaccAAATAAATTAATCTAATTTAAActacaaataaaatttaaaacttgTATCAATATTTTAACCTCATATTNNNNNNNNNNNNNNNNNNNNttacttataataaaaaattctacgaactataaatttttttgttacaaattaatgTAAATGATAACAAAtgtaaataaaataactaaaaattagaTCATGCAAAAATGGTTGTACGTAAGCAATcattgccatttttttttctgaaaattttaatatattatatatctcCATTAAATAAAACTCAGCTCATCTCTCTATCTAGCTTCTAGGAAAGATGGCCGCCATGACTCAGGAGGTAATCGACGTTAATGAAGAACAACCTGAAACTGGAGGAGGAGAAGACGAAGCACCACTACCGCATGAAGATCAATTTGGGAACAAGAATCTGCTAGCATCTGGCATGGTAGGACTATGTGATGTACAATTCTGCATTACATGCCCGAGCTATTTGAAGGCTGCCTCAACTgaggtaatttttttatttttaagattttttattcataattttctttGATTGTTAGTATTCTTATACTACTTTTATTTAATGTTAACACAACATAAATATGAAATGAAATGAACTATTGTAAGAAAGGTGATAAGTAAATTCTGaactaaacataaataaaaagaattattaaaaatataggttcataattttttttaaagaatcaAAGTAACAACATTAATTAAGTATAGGTATAGTTTAATGAAAAGTGGCAATATATATTATTTCATATTATTATTCTATTGTACtctataataattaataactagCCTGTTTCTTACAAAAGGAAGAATTTAAGTTAATAAAGCTCATTTGATATGCAGCTTAGGTTTATTGTGCCATGTGAATAGTCATAGTTTTAGGAAACtaagaaaatatataaaaatataagacTATTATGgtctgttatttttttttatttgtcttctCATGCTCTAATGCTCTCTAATGCTTTTAATCAGAATGCGAATGGTTCTACAACATTCTCCTTCTGGCCTCCACCTATTCTGAATCCTCACAGCAAATGGGTATCCTTGTGGATCAAGCGCGCTTATTTGGTTGGCTTATCTAGAATCGTTCTGGATGCATCAATATTTTTCTTCGCATTATATTGGGATAAGGTATGATCCTTTTTACCTTATATTTAATTAGAAAATTTCATAAATATTcgtcatttctaatattttttagtaTTATTTGTAAATATTGTCACCATTTTTTATGTGATTTATTTACAGCACCATAAATGTCTTGGAGTCAAGTTGTTCTCCCTAAATGAAACATTTGTGTACCTGAAATGCCTCGCTGATCTTCTCTATGTGGTGAACATTGCTTTCCAGGTAATTTCTCACTTATAATCTTTTTAACATTAATTTGATCATGTATTTCAAGAGACTACTGAGCTTTGACACTAAAGTAGAAGGTTTTAGAAAATCTTATATCATTAAACATAATTAGTCACTTAAAAATTACTAAATCTTAGAATCTAGCTACTTGATAATTTTACCAAGTTGAATTTCGTTTTACAGCTTAGGTTGGCTTATATTTCTTCTAAGCCAACAGCTGTTGGTGGTGGATATCTAGTTGACGATCCAAAAAAGATTGCTCTCCGTTACATGCTAGCACCGAATGGGTTTGCTGTTGATCTCTTTCTCGTGTTTCCTTTTTCTCTGGTAAATTTCTTGTCATATCCTTTGCT carries:
- the LOC107641064 gene encoding putative cyclic nucleotide-gated ion channel 19; this encodes MAAMTQEVIDVNEEQPETGGGEDEAPLPHEDQFGNKNLLASGMVGLCDVQFCITCPSYLKAASTENANGSTTFSFWPPPILNPHSKWVSLWIKRAYLVGLSRIVLDASIFFFALYWDKHHKCLGVKLFSLNETFVYLKCLADLLYVVNIAFQLRLAYISSKPTAVGGGYLVDDPKKIALRYMLAPNGNIIG